The region ATTGAGTAAGGTAAAAGTACGCCTCCCCGCTAGGACCAAATTGTGGTCAACCTGGTGATGATGCATATAATACTGCTCAATTTCATCGTCATTTGGAGGAGAAATTGCACTCCCATGATGAATGACTACATCAGATCCATTAGAGCCCTTGACTCCTGCATCAAAGAAAGTGACTTGAGGTGTTTCCCTAAACACATTCGTGGGAACAAAGTTTAGAGAAGTCTTTTTTTTACTTTTCGATTGATTCCACTGAACGTTAATTCGTATTGAGTCATCTAGATTTCTCAAAACAGGGCAGTCCTTCGTGGCCTTTCGAAGAACCTTTAATTGATCAGACTCTAAATCACTTGGCATCTCAATTTGTAGTAATAAAGATTCAATCTTGCGTGGACCATGAGTTGTCATCTTCTTTTCAATTTCAACTGTTATCTCACCTAATCCCCAACCTTTTTCTTTTGCTGTAATTCCCATCACTGTAAGGAAACAAGTCCCTACTGCTGTTGCTAATAAATCAGTAGGAGCAAAATTTTCTCCTTTTCCTGCATGATCAACAGGTGCATCAGTTCTAAGTGTTTGCCCAGAATGCACATGCTGAGCTTCTGTATGCAAATTCCCTAAATAACGACAAAGAATTCTGTCTACACTGCGTAGAGCTTACAAGTAGATTTAGTAGGATAAAGCTTGCATTCCTTTTCCCAAAATAAATCTTGCTTTTGTTGTGGTAGTTCATAAGAGAAATCATGAATATAATCAAGATCTCTCAGTGGATTTGCAAAGACTGTAAAAGGAGTTCTCAGCTTCATAATCCTCCTATTCGGTTAATTCATTTTTAACACATTCTTGTAAATTGGATATAGTGCGTTCACGAAAGTATTTAGACTGTACGGTTCTTACTAACAAAAGTGCTATTAACCGTCTTAAGTGATATTTACCGTATATATTTCTTCGGTTTACATCATTAGTGATTTCTAAACCTAGAGGCAAAATAATACTATTCTCGCAAGGAACATCATGTACACATCCTTATTTGACACAGTTCTCTTCGACTCATTCTTTTCTCCAATGAGGACTGTTTATGTTGTCTCTGATAGTCAACTAGAGGAGATACATCGTAAGCAAAGACAAGAGGAACTCGACAATCTTGAAGCTTCACGCAGAAGACTTAAGGAGAACTATCAGTCACGCATCAAAATCATTGATGAACGTGAGCATGAGCTTCAAAAAGAACTCAAAGCGCTAACAGCAGCAGAAAAAAAAACTAAGTTTGGTGCTGAAGAAACTGAAAAGTGCGCTGTTAAGGTTTAAGCCTTTTAACTAGCCGAGTGATGGGGATCACTAAATACAACTAAATGGGCCTTGTCTGGCCCATTTAGTTGTATATGTTGCAGATGAATATCCTTAATGGCAACCAAAAAGGGAACTACGTAAAGATATTTTTAGACATGAAGAAGGGGGACGTATTTCGATGTCCCCCTTTGAGTCCAGCTCTTTATTTTCTTAACCAACGAGCTCGGACCCCTGTTTCATTTCTAGCCAACTAATAACAATATCAAAAGAGTATAAACACCTCCTTTTGATCTTTGCTGGCTAATGAAAAATGAGCTTAAAGCTATAACAAGAAAATAACATTACTTCCCGATTTTATTCAGCTTTTAAAACGCCATCAATTGTGCATGATGCAGACGCTTAGCCTTCTCTTTTCTTGCAGCACTATTAGCATTTAATACTCACTGATCATGGTATTTGCTTCCATATGAAGTCGATAGCAACTGTGCTTCGTGAAGTCGTTTAGCTCTTTTAAGTTGCGAGCGGATTAAGGGGAGAGTGTTCTTAACATTACTCCAAAGTGACAGCCCCGTTCCCTGCTGCCAATACATGCATCCCGATGGGACGAACGTAGTAAAATTGTAGCAACAGATACCAAATATTGACCTTAAGGAGAAATACTTAATCTAAAAAGAGTTGGCAGCCATCTGCGCTAAGAAATGAGGGTGAGAAATTTTATGTTTGTTCAATTGGTGCCATTGTTAATCCTTTGCTGATCAGTTGCTGATGATATAGCTCTGCCTGCTCAAGTGGTCCTCTCCATATTTCCGCTAAACCTTCCCTATC is a window of Prochlorococcus marinus subsp. marinus str. CCMP1375 DNA encoding:
- a CDS encoding OsmC family protein, yielding MHTEAQHVHSGQTLRTDAPVDHAGKGENFAPTDLLATAVGTCFLTVMGITAKEKGWGLGEITVEIEKKMTTHGPRKIESLLLQIEMPSDLESDQLKVLRKATKDCPVLRNLDDSIRINVQWNQSKSKKKTSLNFVPTNVFRETPQVTFFDAGVKGSNGSDVVIHHGSAISPPNDDEIEQYYMHHHQVDHNLVLAGRRTFTLLNPEWEEPHHVIYLNQKMGALQIPIGTYHRSVSGPEGSIVLNQAVRDSDFDPTKEFKPVSLRHQADLQKAKTADPVFWIWEDGKIRRLKVSGISSGKKQITA